In Sesamum indicum cultivar Zhongzhi No. 13 linkage group LG1, S_indicum_v1.0, whole genome shotgun sequence, the sequence AAGAAATAGTGACTGGTTAGTTAAAGCCGATGAAGATATCAATACTCTTTCATGTTACCTCTTCAAGGATATTTATGTTGAGTTGACTGAAGCTGCAACTTTTCTAGTTAACACTACTTCTACATCAGTGACATAATGAATATGCAAATTGTTGATTTAGTGTCAATCCAAAAGCTTGTGGAACTTCTACCCCGAtatgaattgatattaattgATTCTTCTCCTCGAGTATCTGTGTTTGTTATCAGCTACAACTGGTTTACTGGTATGACATGAATATATGTTAAAGATTGCAAGTTTTCAGCATTTGGACAGGAGATTTAAGATCAGCGGATATCTTGATTCTCAACACAGGGCTGCTTATGTGACACTTGGGACTTACTATATGATTAGGATGCTTAAGAagtattttggaaaaaaataacgTTAGACCATTGTTAGAGTAATGCACTTGACATTATGCAGAAACATGATGCAACtgaatatttattagtattaGTTGTGGATGAGGCAGGTAGTTAACTCGAGTGcacttaacttttttttagtgaaagtAGAAACTTATATTAGACATTGGTTGGCATGTCCTGTGATGAAGAGCCATGCAGGTGGTTGCTGCTGTCATGTCAAACGTACGTactaaatagtataaaatacTTCTGACTCATCATCTATATTTTGAGTGTTTaactttgtttcttttttcttccttgaTCAACTcttaaaataactttttctctTGCTTACTTATTTGTGCGCATTTACTAAGAAAACACAAATTTCATTAGCTGTCAAAATGATATATGAACATTTAAACCATTCTTATTGTTTGTTGACAGGTCTTGAGGCAGATCACACTGTCCACTTGATTCGAGGTTTTGCCTCAGCTGCCCCCATGAACAGTACAGCTAGAGCTGATTCTGGAGTTACCAGTACTAATTCAGTTCCAGTGACAAGTATAGGTTCTAATGATGGTGGACCACTTGGAGTATCTTTATTATCGCCTGGACTTGGTTTTAATGGATTAGGAAGTGCTGGTGGTGGTTTATTTGGATCTGCAGCGCCAGAAATAGAACAACTGCGGCAGCAGTTAAGTCAAAACCCCAACACAATGGGAGATATTTTGAATATGCCTCTTTTGCAGGATTTAATGAACAATCCTGAAACTATCCGCAACTTCATCATGGACAATCCTCAGATTCGTGAAATTATGGATCGTAACCCAGAGCTTAGGCACATACTTAATGATCCTGGAACCCTCCGTCAAACTATGGAGGCTGCACGAAACCCTGAACTAATGCGTGAAATGATGCGCAACACAGACAGGGCAATGCGCAATATTGAATCCACTCCTGAGGGTTTTAACATGCTGAGGCGAATGTATGAAAATGTGCAAGAACCTTTCCTGAATGCAACAACCTTGGCTGGTGACAGTAGATCTGATGTGGTATCAAATCCATTTGATGCTCTATTGGGAGCTCAAGGTGGAGGTTCTGGCAGAGAGAACTTGGCTAATCCTACAACTATTGGATCTGAAACTATGGTCAATGCCTCTGCTCCAAATACAAATCCACTTCCCAATCCTTGGGCCTCTTCTGACAGTAAGCCCTCCACTTTTCCTCACTGTTTATTGATATGATTGTTGCTTTGGCTGCAAAATCCTCACAGTTCTTTTACTTTGATGTATAACTTGTTTCTCAATGAGTAAGATAGCTGGTTTGGAACTTCTGCTGCTGTACATTAGATCATATAGTTCTCTACTTCTCTTCTAATAAATTCCTTAGAAGATGAAGTGATCGCATATGGAGTTCAACTGTCTGTTGTTTCTGCACATTGAAAAGTTCTTAATCTTTTTTCGGCATTTCTAAAAAGTGATTTACATTTTCTTGAGACAATAGGACGGACCAAAATGgactttaaataaataaaccagAAGAAGAGAACGGTTGAAACCACTTCATGAAGCTGATATGTTCTGCTATTTTCAGGCAAACTGCCTTGAATTTGTTCCAAAGTTGATTTTGACATGTCAGATTTGCAGtagtttgattttcaaaatggctACAATTCCAAGTTTGGCAGTCGCTTTGATTGTTTCACAAGGGTGAAGAAAGGTTGTATGTGTTATTAACTGAATATTGGAGCTGCAGGCATGCAAACAAACTCAAGTGCACGGTCGAATCCTATTGGGGATGCAAGGCCTACATCACCTGGTGGCTTTGATGGACTTGATTGCCAGGATTCTGGGCATATTCTGGGTTCTATGCCAGACTTCTCTTTTAATCAGTTACTGCAGAATCCAACCATGTCCCAGATGATGCATAGTCTCTTATCCAATCCTCAGTACATGAATCAGGTGTTAATTCTGCTTAATTGCTATTTGATAACTGAATTGTTTGCTTTGTTGCCTTtgctttctgtttcttttttttgtgtttcccCTAAACTTATTTTCCATATCTCTAGATTCTTGGTCTTAATGTACACCTACAGAACATGCTTGATTCCAGTCCGCAGCTTAGAGATATGACGCAAAATCCTGAATTTGTTCGTCAAATGACTTCCCCTGAGATGATGCAGGTAAATTATTGGGTCTCTCTGCCCCCAACCCCCAATATATCCTTGCTTTATTATATCCCTATTTCAGTGGTTTGTATGCATGCGGAGCTTTGAGATGAATCCAGCATGAAAACTCTATCTTATGGAtttcttttatcttatttCCTGCCATAGTAGTTACTTTGCCCCATTTCGTTTAGACCATTGACTCCCTTTCACTTTTGCTCCTGTATCAGCAACTTTTGACATTTAACCAAGCTCTTTCATCTCAGATTGGTCGGCAGCAGACGCCTAGGTAAGCGtgattcccccccccccccccaacccccccccccccccaaattGTTCTGTCAATCTTGAGAAACTATTGTGAAACTATATCATCAACTTTCAAGTCTTCCAACATGTTTTAGTGGATTACCTGATTCCATTTGAATAGGTATTATCAGTGTGTTCTAATAGTTGGCCTGAGTCTGTAGGACTTATGACATGATACATCCAAATTCCAGGTTTTATATTCTGCATTGCATGTCTGACAATCTGCTGTCTTAGTAGATTAACTTTGCTGCTGTATATTGCAGAGAATCAGGTCAAAATGCTTTGGGAACAGGTATTATTCTTACGCCTCGGAACATGCTCTGCATCTTCTATTTATAGATCCTACTTGTTGGTAATTTCTagattattactattattagaAGTTCCACATTTGATGCTACATTTAGTAAAATCTAGTTAGTATGAATTTatgttgcttttcttttcttggaaaGTATGATAGTGTCTTTCTATGCAGTAAGCACTAAGCTCAAGATTCACTTTTATTTGCTTGATCCTGGATTTCCATTGGATATGGAGTATTTAAGATGTGCTTGTGGCAAAGTCACTTCACCTTTTAGAACACTGTAGAACTCTTTGTCCAGTGCACTACATTAAATCTTTGAACCGTTTCATGGAagtttttttatccaaataagcTTTTTAGAAATAGAATTTTGATAATCGCACCATGTGAAAGCTAAtatgaaattcaattattttttaattttgcaaatgGATCTATTGATATTACTTGATTAAAATGTATTGTACCACCAAATGCATCTTTTAACATGTTAGAGGACTATGTACTCCAAACGCCATCGAGATGCTAAGTTAACTATGATGATGGTTGCActtgcataatttttcttgttatttttgtcattgttTAATAATGTATTGGCCATCAAATAACCGCTGGAACAGAAGACAACCTGGGATTAAATATGCTGATGAACATGTTTGGTGGACTTGGGACGGGCGGAGGCTTCACTGCTCCAAACAGATCTCAAGGTTACATCTCCCTCCCTTTCTCTAATCTTCCACCTTGCTGTTTGTTTCCAATCTAATTGTACTTCATCATTTTTGTATTCCTTCTCATATATTATGGCAGTGCCCCCTGAAGAGCTGTATGCAACTCAGCTCTCTCAGTTACGGGAAATGGGCTTCATCGATAGTCAAGAAAACATCAGGGCATTGATTGCCACTGCAGGAAACGTCCATGCTGCAGTTCAGCGCCTTTTGGGGAATTCCGGTCACTAGAATATGGATTAATATCATGCTGCTTCATATAGCTGCATAGCTCTGTGGATCAAATTTCAACCATGTGAATGTGCGGCACAAACCAGTTAAACTGAATGATCGAATCAAACAATATGAACATGGCTGTTGGAATACACTTCCTTGTACCCCGAACGAAATACAAATACCAATAGGATGAAAGTGCGTTTTCCTCCCTCCTCTGTGGATAAAGATACAGAAGCTTGAGATGCCGTGTAAATACAGCATGAAGTCTGTTTTGTACAAATTTCTCCAATTTTCTGATTCGTTGAGCCTGTTTTGGGGATATCATATGTATGGCTCGGACGAAATGTGATTTTTCTTTGACTTTCCCCTGTTGCACAGTGCATTTACTTcagatttttttgttcaatctttaaaatttggtTAATGTGAGAAAGCTCGCTAGCTGCATTGCAATCTTTGGTGAAGATTGGGCCTTGCAGCTTAGTCAGGAAGGGGAAAAAGCGCATGCAATGTTACTATTTGCAGTTAGGAAAATATTCTCTCTTTAAGGGTTCCTTTATATTGGATAATTGGACAGATATCAGTTTTAATCCGTTTGCGTGTCAAAGTTTTCCAGTAAAATGTCTGTAAAAAACTGTATAAATGGATGAGCTTCAAACCTAGAACTCGAACACGTAACCTATGGTATAGTTAGATCACTTGTTCGTCCCCAACAAACAATGGGggtttgatcatttttttgcCCTTTTAAGAAGGATCAAAGCTAGTTTATCAATTTTCCTATCACTGATAAAAGTTGAACGATATAGAGAGGATTAGCATGGCATTTGCGTAAGGATGACATGCATAAATCGAGAAATggttcaatttttctttaaattaaaaaaataaaaagaaaaaaattctccACCTGTATTTTGcgatctattttttataagaataagATGCTACAATTGAGCTAGTTCATCGTTCCTCACGCACAATGAATtccatctctctctcctcttaAGAATGATGAAAATTAGTTTCCCAACTATTTCATAGAACTCGAATTCTTAAtctatcttttataaaaataagatgttattATTAGACTGCTTTATCATTGCTCACAACAATGAGGTTGATTGCAGAAATATGAGTTGTATTTAGGTTAGATTCATAGTATTATGGTGATGGCCACTTGATGGTGTATTGAAATGTTGGAAGATGATGCATTATCGGACATACCAACCTTGGGGCAAGGACGTGCAATGGCATGACTGTTAAACATGTATTCCACTAACCTTTTGTTCATAGGAAAGTTGAGACCGTAGAGTCCTCCATAttcaaaagatcaaaattatttcaagAGAGGTCGgattataatgaatttagaAGCTTCCATCTAATTTCTTCCATAACTATCCTAGCTGCTACCTGCGGCTCCCtggaaaaattttgaaaaattccacGNNNNNNNNNNAAAAtgtgaaaaacaagaaatttactatatatttacCTCGTGTGTAGCCCATTGAACTCCCACATTCTAAGGCATGTACCACCACTCTCATTCCctaactattatttatatattttagaaatgcTTCATTCTAATAATAGCTAAAATCTACCCATTTATCATCGTAATACATCAATTCTTTTTATCGAACATTTCCACATCAACTTTTATTCTacttataactattattttcaaacactcacaacttttacattttaatcACGTATCCACAATTAaccatttttgaaaaagtataaacTCTTACAATAAAGTATAAACTCTTACAAACACCCTCTACGCGAAACACCACTTGTAgctaaatttcaaaactcccttatttttaaggtttatgtatgaatttataaaattatttcatgaaattagatgaaaaataattgcaatGGAATTAAAGGTACAACCGCATAAAAAACTGTAGCTTTTATCAAGATGTAGTTTTGATGGAATCTAACCCCAAAAGTGATTATTCAAAAAAGGGGCCCAACCGTATAAAAAACTGTATTTGTATTCAAAACGCAAGCCTGATTTACTCATTTACGAGATCTACAAGagtctaatataaaaaaactagTCATTAAAGTAGATAGACATCCAACATTTAGAAACGGCGCTGCGGTTTTGGCATGCACACCGAAAAAACATTATactatatcatatatttacgtataaaagaaattatcattaaacATTATAATACAAACCCTTAATATTCATTCAtctaaattgttaattttctcatcaactaattttttatttaatgggaatatgtaaaattatttaaaaattcatatatatatatataattattaatatatcacatatgaacaataaataataaatataaataaaatttggagtAGGACGCAGGTTCGACACAAAATCCTTTTATTGGGATCCCAATGTTAAGGACTCGGCCCCTTCAAAATCAATACCAAATCTACCCGAATTAGGATGGATCCAAATCCGGGTAAGGGTCTTAAAATATTGGGGTAATTGCCATCtctacttaaaaattaaaattgaataaatagtataatttgAAGActaaaaagtgtaatttcccCAAATCGATTAATGTTAATGTCTTAATTGGGCCTTAGTGTCTTGTTTGAGCATTTTAGTCctgggaaaaaaaagaaaaaaagaaactttatTGATTAGTCCACAGCATATTTTGGAGTCCGCCATGGGAGAGAGCAACCAAATTCTGCGGCATTTTCTGTTAATTCCGTTGTGAGTGTGTCCGCGCAAACCAATATACTCCCTTCGTCACGCCTCTCTTCACTTCTCAAACCCCTCAAATTACTCGACGTCTCCCTCATTTGACCCATTCCATGTCcaaaaacttttaattattaaatcggCTTTAGCCAActtaaatcaagaattttgtCGGATCGTTCTCCCATTTCGATTCACTTGCATTTCTGCTCGTCTCTGTAAGATTGCTCGAATGATTTCTTgggtttttcatttttctgcaGCGGATCGAACTGAATTCAGTTCTATTTTTGGTTTTCCAGCCGTAGTACTGATATGATGGACAAGGCAGATCCTGCCCAGAAGCTGTACAACAAAATGCGGCTATGGGAATTCCCGGATCAATACGTGGTGGAACCCACCGATGGCTCTTCTGCGTCTTTCCTGGCTATAAGTCGCCTCGATGGATCCATGAGTCATATTGGTAATTTCATTCATGTTTCAGTATTTCTGATAGTGTTGTTTATGTGTTGGATGTTGCGGGGGGGGCTTGTGTTACTTCGCGTGTAAACTCTTTTTCTGGTCTCCTCTGTACAGATGAAATACCGCAATGCAACTCGCTTCGAGTTCCTAAAATTCAGACGATCTACGGTGTGGTCGGGATGCTCAAGCTTCTGGCGGGCAAGTTCTAAggcttttattaataattgtagATAATACCATTAATGGCTGATGAGGATCGATCTTCTTTATGTCTctgcttatcaaattttctgGAGGTTTTAGGGCTTTCTTTCtattgatcaatttatatatatggtgcCCGGATGTGaagataatt encodes:
- the LOC105162727 gene encoding ubiquitin domain-containing protein DSK2b isoform X1 — translated: MGGGDAGNDGGDSSNEEETVNIRCSYGSEFAVQVKLDSTVEFFKSIVAQKCEIPPQRQRLIYKGRILKDDQTLQSYGLEADHTVHLIRGFASAAPMNSTARADSGVTSTNSVPVTSIGSNDGGPLGVSLLSPGLGFNGLGSAGGGLFGSAAPEIEQLRQQLSQNPNTMGDILNMPLLQDLMNNPETIRNFIMDNPQIREIMDRNPELRHILNDPGTLRQTMEAARNPELMREMMRNTDRAMRNIESTPEGFNMLRRMYENVQEPFLNATTLAGDSRSDVVSNPFDALLGAQGGGSGRENLANPTTIGSETMVNASAPNTNPLPNPWASSDSMQTNSSARSNPIGDARPTSPGGFDGLDCQDSGHILGSMPDFSFNQLLQNPTMSQMMHSLLSNPQYMNQILGLNVHLQNMLDSSPQLRDMTQNPEFVRQMTSPEMMQQLLTFNQALSSQIGRQQTPRESGQNALGTEDNLGLNMLMNMFGGLGTGGGFTAPNRSQVPPEELYATQLSQLREMGFIDSQENIRALIATAGNVHAAVQRLLGNSGH
- the LOC105162727 gene encoding ubiquitin domain-containing protein DSK2b isoform X2, whose translation is MGGGDAGNDGGDSSNEEETVNIRCSYGSEFAVQVKLDSTVEFFKSIVAQKCEIPPQRQRLIYKGRILKDDQTLQSYGLEADHTVHLIRGFASAAPMNSTARADSGVTSTNSVPVTSIGSNDGGPLGVSLLSPGLGFNGLGSAGGGLFGSAAPEIEQLRQQLSQNPNTMGDILNMPLLQDLMNNPETIRNFIMDNPQIREIMDRNPELRHILNDPGTLRQTMEAARNPELMREMMRNTDRAMRNIESTPEGFNMLRRMYENVQEPFLNATTLAGDSRSDVVSNPFDALLGAQGGGSGRENLANPTTIGSETMVNASAPNTNPLPNPWASSDSMQTNSSARSNPIGDARPTSPGGFDGLDCQDSGHILGSMPDFSFNQLLQNPTMSQMMHSLLSNPQYMNQILGLNVHLQNMLDSSPQLRDMTQNPEFVRQMTSPEMMQQLLTFNQALSSQIGRQQTPRESGQNALGTDNLGLNMLMNMFGGLGTGGGFTAPNRSQVPPEELYATQLSQLREMGFIDSQENIRALIATAGNVHAAVQRLLGNSGH